AATTAGATTCATTTACAGGCATTGGCGATAAACCCGCACTTGAAATATTGAAGAGAGCAGGGGATGAGCTTGATATACCTACGCTAACAGATATTCATAATAAAGATGAAGCAAAAATTGCTGCGGATTATGCTGATGTGCTGCAAATACCGGCTTTTTTATGCAGGCAAACAGACCTGTTGTTGGCAGCAGGCAAGACCGGGAAACCTGTGAATATAAAGAAGGGACAATTTCTTTCAGGAGCAGCCATGCGATTTGCGGTAGAAAAAGTAAGAAGCACGGGTAATGATAAGATCATCTTGACAGACAGGGGAAATTTTTATGGTTATTCTGACCTGGTGGTTGATTTCAGAAATATTCCTGAAATGCAGTCTAACAAGGTGCCTGTGGTATTTGACGTTACACATTCATTGCAACAGCCAAATCAATCCTCCGGAGTTACCGGTGGCAGGCCGGCATTGATCGAAACCCTGGCAAAGGCTGCTATTGCTGTTGGCGCTGACGGATTGTTTATTGAAACGCATCCCAGACCCGCTGAGGCGAAATCTGATGGAGAGAATATGCTGGCGTTGGATAATATGGAAGGATTGTTGGAAAAATTGATTAAAATTTGTAAGGCCTTAAGCGCATAGCGCATGGCGCATAGCGATGAACGCCATGCACTTACGCGCTATGCGCTATGCGCTTTAATTTAGCCGAGATGGCACTTCCATTACAAATTCAGGTATTATTACTTTAAACGCAGCCCCATCCATGAGACGTTCCATTGTATAATATCCTCTCATTTTTCCAATGGCTGTATTGAGGTTACATCCTGAAATATACTGATGCGTTTCACCTGGCTCTAATACAGGTTGTTCGCCTACCACACCTACACCTTCAACTTCCCTCAATCTACCATGAGCGTCATGGATATACCAGTGCCTTCTTAACAGTTGAACCGTATGATCGCTAAAATTTTCAATAGTGATCTCATATTCAAACACAAAATGAGCCTGACCAGGATTGGAATATTCAGGAAGATAGGTGGTTTTAACTTTTATTTTGATATCTTTAACTATTTGTTCTGGCATAATTTTTTTTTAAAAAGAAAAATAGTATGGATTCATATAAGACAAAATCCGAAATTCAAAATCCGAAATCCGAAACCACTAATTACACGAATTACACTAAATTAGTGAAATTCTTAATTAGTGGTTTCAAAAAATTATGCTGCAAATTTAACAATAGTTTTAAATATTTAAGAGGTTTGTAAAAAAAAATAGGCTCTATTCTAATTATTGGTTGATAGATTATCGGTTTTCGGTTCAGTAAATTCAATAAGTTGGCAAAATGCAGTTGGCAGTTGGCAAATCTTTCCTCGCCTTTGGCGAGGGAATTTTTTGCCAACTGCCTATTGCCAACTGCCGACTTGAAAAGGCCAACTGCCAACTGTTTTTATAATTACTACCAACCAATAATTAGAATAGAGCCAAAAATTATTATGAACGTACAAATCGCTCCTTCCTGGAAAAATGTTTTGAACGATGAGTTTGAACGGGATTATTTCACGAATTTGGTAGAATTTATTAAAGGGGAGATAAGCCGGCAAAGAATTTATCCACCCGGCAAATTGATCTTTAATGCCTTTGATCAATGTCCGTTTGATGAGGTAAAGGTCGTCATTATCGGGCAGGACCCTTACCATGGTGCCGGGCAGGCAAATGGATTATGTTTTTCAGTCAATGACGGGTTACGATTTCCACCTTCATTGATAAATATTTTCCAGGAAATTAAATCAGACCTGGGGAAAGAGATCCCCGGTTCGGGAAATCTTGAAAGATGGGCAAAACAGGGGGTGCTGCTTTTAAATGCCACCTTAACAGTAAAAGCGCATACTGCCGGATCGCATCAGAATAAAGGCTGGGAACAGTTTACTGATACGGTTATCAAAGTGATCTCGAAAAATAAAGAAGGTGTTGTTTTTTTGCTGTGGGGCGCCTATGCGCAGAATAAGGGAAACATTATTGATACCTCTAAACATTTTGTCTTAAAATCTGCGCATCCGTCTCCTTTTTCAGCAGACAGAGGGTTTTTTGGATGCAGGCATTTTAGTAAAGCGAATGAGTATTTGAGGCAGAGAGGATTAAAGGAGATTGAATGGTGAATGGTTAACGAATTATCTTAAAAAGCCTGTTCCACCGGATCTTGCTATTTTTAAAGCTAAATAGTTTTCCATCAGGGTCTAACGAGAGCCAGATAAACAAAGCTTTGCCAACAACATGATCTGCAGGTACAAATCCCCAGAACCTTGAATCTAATGAGTTGTCCCTGTTGTCGCCCATCATGAAGTAATAATCCTGCTGAAAGGTATATTCATTCACTACTTTTCCATCAATATAAAGTGTATCATATTTTACTTCAGCGTCTTCCCACCCTTCGTAATGTGTGATCAACAATTCATAAAAGGGCAGTGTATGAGGGGTGATCTTTACAGTTGTGCCTTTTTGGGGAATAGTAACAGGCCCAAAATGATGTTCATTCCATCTGCAATCCCAGCTTTTCCACATAAAACTTGCTGAACAAGGGAAAATACGATTTTCTTTTTCTTCTTTAGTTCTCTTTAATGGTATTATATTTTTAATAAACGGCACCGATTTTAGTTTCTTTACAGTTTTATTTTTTGTCCAAATAACATAACCACCCTGGACTAATTGAAACTCTGTGATGTCATATTTTTTAAAGACCCTGTCCTTGATTATAGCATCTGTTACAGCCAGATACCGATGCTGCATTTCAGGTAAATTTTCTGTAGGCACTTCATTAATAAGTACCTGCCCATCCCTTACTTCTAATTTATCACCTGCAATGCCTATACACCGTTTAATATAATTTGTTTTAAGGTCAACCGGGCACTCAGGACAAGGATCCTGAATTAATGAAGAAAGAAAGACGGGTGGAAAATTAAAAACCACCACATCGTTATTTTTGATTTTTGAAAGGCCTGGCAGCCGATACTGCGGTAACTGGATCCATGTAAGATAGGATGGAATGTCAGTACCCCAAATCTTTTGATGGGTTAAGGGCATTTGTAGCGGAGTTTTGGGTGTTCTTGCACCATAATGCATTTTGCTTACAAACAAAAAATCACCTACCAGCAGAGATTTTTCCATGGAGGGTGTAGGAATTGTAAAAGCTTCTAAAAATGCCCATCGAATGAGCGTTGCAGCAACTACAGCAAAAACAATTGCCTCAGGCCATCCCCCGTATCTTGATCTATTTCGGGTCACTCCCTGAACATCTGTCATTTTAATTACATTTATTTTCCTGTCTAATGTTTCAATTTTAACTTCATCCCGGGTACCCGGGACCAAGGCTGCCGGTCTGTCTTCAATGATCTTCCCATGAATTATGCTGCCATTTTTTAAAAAGACTACATCTGTTTTTTTACTGGATGTAATAATTAAGGTAAGAATAATTATCTCGGAAATTATATAAAGTACAAAAGCAGGGTATAATTCTACATTGGTTGTTAAAAATACAAAGAAGAATAAAAGAAAAACAATTGCAGAGATTGTAACAAAGGTAGATTTTTTGTCTTTAAAAAGTTTACTTTTTATTTGTTTCATTTTTGTTAATTTGTTTTAAACCTTTTGTTTAATATGATAAATTTTTTCTATTTTTTCAGAAAGCCACATTTTAATAATAATTTCTTTTGATACATTTAATTTCATAGCTTCTTTATCAAGAATATCAATTATCCATTGAGGCATATCAAGGTTAATTTTTTTAACCACAATAGCTTTATCAAAGTCCATATAATCACTAATATCTTCACAATTATCAAATTTCTTATCAAGATCTTTAGCAGAAATATTTTTTTTATTTGACTTTTTCATAGTAATACTTTTGTAATTTTTTATCTGCCCGGTGGCAGCTTATTAATCTAATAATAGATTCTCTATATAAGAAAACACACGTATAAATTTTGTTATTATATTTTGAAATGATAAAATATCGTTGTTCTTCTTTAATTTTTTTGGCAGGTACTATTACATATTCATGATCCCATAATTTTTCAGCCTCTTCCAGACTAATTCCATGTTTTTTGAGATTGCTAATATTTTTATCATTGTCATATTCAAATTGCATATTGGTAAAATACGAGAAATAATTTCATTTTGGTACAAAGTTAGTAAAAAATTAATTACTATTTACAAGTATCCGGGAGTCAATATCATTACCCAACATCTAATATCCAGCAACCAGCAACAATAACCATGACAGATAACTATAACGTGCGGGCTAAAATTAGTGCTTTGGCTTGTGTTTGGCTCTGTGCGGCATTAATTTTAGCTAAGTGTTAGCAATAGTTTTTTATTTCATTGTCAATTCATTCGAACTAGTAGAAATTGCTTTATTATCACTGAACTCTATAGACAAATAAAAAACTGTATTAGCTGTGTCTTGCAATTGGCTTCTATCTATAAAGAAGATTAGTGATTCGTTTTCGTGCTTAGGTCCTAGAAAAACGTTGCCATATTCCACTTCCTGTTGCGAATTAAAAGTTGTGATGAAATCTTGGATGTTCTCAAAACTTAGTCCCGCAGCGCAATCACAGTTCTCTGCGAGACGTTGACACCCCACTCTGTTTAAAGTTTTAGGTAAATATCCATTCTTTGAGGTGTCTCCAACGACATAAAGGCTTTTTCCTTCGGGCTGTTCCGAAATACTAAATTTTGTAATTGTTTCATTACAGCCTTTCCAGCCTTCTGGGTCATACATAATTCCACCGGTTGGACTGTTTTCATCAGAATAATATTCTCTTTCCATGTGTATTATTATTCCAATAGTTTCCGTGCTATCTGTTATGGTAGTCTCAGAAAAATCAGTACATGCAGAATTAGGTCCTTCTCGATAACTTCCGATTTGAATTTCTGCTCGGACTATTCGATAATGATCTTTTACCTTCTCTCCGATACAAGAAGAGAGCACGATTCCTAATATGAAATAGATGAGTATAGAGTTCCTCATAATTATTGCTAACATCCAGCAACCAGCATCAAGTATCAAGCCCCAACATATCCTCCATTCCAAAAACACCTTTTTTACCTATCATCCATTCAGCGGCTAATACAGCCCCCTCAGCAAACCCTTTCCTGCTATGTGCACTGTGACTTATTTCAATGCTATCAACGTCCGAATCATACTTTATTATATGTGTTCCGGGGACATTATTTTCTCTTTTTGAAACAATGACCACTTCCTCTGATTTACTACTGCCACTGCCACTACTACTTTTTACATTAACCCACTTTTTCTTTCTATCAATTGATCCAATAATATCATTGGCAAGGCTGATT
This genomic stretch from Cytophagales bacterium harbors:
- a CDS encoding BrnT family toxin, giving the protein MQFEYDNDKNISNLKKHGISLEEAEKLWDHEYVIVPAKKIKEEQRYFIISKYNNKIYTCVFLYRESIIRLISCHRADKKLQKYYYEKVK
- the kdsA gene encoding 3-deoxy-8-phosphooctulonate synthase, encoding MMLDIPKLKYTDSGNFFLIAGPCAIEGKEIVFEIAEKLKVITDKFQLPFIFKASYRKANRTKLDSFTGIGDKPALEILKRAGDELDIPTLTDIHNKDEAKIAADYADVLQIPAFLCRQTDLLLAAGKTGKPVNIKKGQFLSGAAMRFAVEKVRSTGNDKIILTDRGNFYGYSDLVVDFRNIPEMQSNKVPVVFDVTHSLQQPNQSSGVTGGRPALIETLAKAAIAVGADGLFIETHPRPAEAKSDGENMLALDNMEGLLEKLIKICKALSA
- a CDS encoding uracil-DNA glycosylase, whose protein sequence is MNVQIAPSWKNVLNDEFERDYFTNLVEFIKGEISRQRIYPPGKLIFNAFDQCPFDEVKVVIIGQDPYHGAGQANGLCFSVNDGLRFPPSLINIFQEIKSDLGKEIPGSGNLERWAKQGVLLLNATLTVKAHTAGSHQNKGWEQFTDTVIKVISKNKEGVVFLLWGAYAQNKGNIIDTSKHFVLKSAHPSPFSADRGFFGCRHFSKANEYLRQRGLKEIEW
- the apaG gene encoding Co2+/Mg2+ efflux protein ApaG: MPEQIVKDIKIKVKTTYLPEYSNPGQAHFVFEYEITIENFSDHTVQLLRRHWYIHDAHGRLREVEGVGVVGEQPVLEPGETHQYISGCNLNTAIGKMRGYYTMERLMDGAAFKVIIPEFVMEVPSRLN
- a CDS encoding CopG family transcriptional regulator, whose amino-acid sequence is MKKSNKKNISAKDLDKKFDNCEDISDYMDFDKAIVVKKINLDMPQWIIDILDKEAMKLNVSKEIIIKMWLSEKIEKIYHIKQKV
- the lepB gene encoding signal peptidase I; this encodes MKQIKSKLFKDKKSTFVTISAIVFLLFFFVFLTTNVELYPAFVLYIISEIIILTLIITSSKKTDVVFLKNGSIIHGKIIEDRPAALVPGTRDEVKIETLDRKINVIKMTDVQGVTRNRSRYGGWPEAIVFAVVAATLIRWAFLEAFTIPTPSMEKSLLVGDFLFVSKMHYGARTPKTPLQMPLTHQKIWGTDIPSYLTWIQLPQYRLPGLSKIKNNDVVVFNFPPVFLSSLIQDPCPECPVDLKTNYIKRCIGIAGDKLEVRDGQVLINEVPTENLPEMQHRYLAVTDAIIKDRVFKKYDITEFQLVQGGYVIWTKNKTVKKLKSVPFIKNIIPLKRTKEEKENRIFPCSASFMWKSWDCRWNEHHFGPVTIPQKGTTVKITPHTLPFYELLITHYEGWEDAEVKYDTLYIDGKVVNEYTFQQDYYFMMGDNRDNSLDSRFWGFVPADHVVGKALFIWLSLDPDGKLFSFKNSKIRWNRLFKIIR